A window from Bombus pascuorum chromosome 12, iyBomPasc1.1, whole genome shotgun sequence encodes these proteins:
- the LOC132912666 gene encoding uncharacterized protein LOC132912666, with product MLLQTWKSADNIVRKDIIKPGTFSKKPTDCASCEVVIENINVINASVEDLKNKFNSQILCGISKEALTIGEANCEIDRQIERAIQMMMVSEKSLVTIDILLEGIDDRLVIKFEITLNKVQPYKPIWEWTPEDKYSIALKYKEAGVCLFQEHRYVDAFYKFSKACKILITLEPIQDLELDKTLETKINKLRLILYNNMAGCQLCRKNYEHTISLCNKVLNKEANNVKALYRRGVARGNLKDVDNAVNDLKYAVSLEPHNQAIKEQLTIYNTKLQEANQKFEDMVKKMFKA from the coding sequence atgTTGCTTCAAACGTGGAAATCGGCAGATAATATCGtaagaaaagatataataaagCCAGGAACTTTCTCGAAAAAACCGACTGACTGCGCTTCTTGTGAAGTTGTTATTGAAAACATAAACGTTATCAATGCGTCTGTAGAGGatttgaaaaacaaatttaactCGCAGATTTTATGTGGGATAAGTAAAGAAGCGTTAACTATAGGTGAAGCAAATTGTGAAATAGATCGTCAAATTGAGCGAGCAATACAAATGATGATGGTATCAGAAAAAAGTTTAGTTACAATAGATATATTGTTAGAAGGCATTGATGATCGTTTAGTTATTAAGTTcgaaataacgttaaataaagtGCAACCATATAAACCAATTTGGGAATGGACGCCAGAAGACAAGTATTCGATAGCTTTAAAATATAAGGAAGCAGGTGTATGTTTATTTCAGGAACATAGATACGTGGatgcattttataaatttagtaAAGCCTGTAAAATTCTAATAACATTAGAGCCAATTCAGGATTTAGAATTAGATAAGACATtagaaactaaaattaataaattgagaCTTATATTGTATAACAATATGGCTGGGTGTCAATTATGCCgtaaaaattatgaacataCCATATCCTTATGTAATAAAGTTCTAAATAAAGAAGCTAACAACGTTAAAGCATTATACAGAAGAGGAGTGGCACgtggaaatttgaaagatgTAGACAATGCTGTTAATGATCTAAAATATGCTGTTAGTCTAGAACCGCATAACCAAGCAATAAAAGAACAacttacaatatataatacaaaattacaagAGGCAAACcagaaatttgaagatatgGTAAAAAAGATGTTCAAAGCTTAA
- the LOC132912670 gene encoding protein yippee-like 1, which produces MVKTFQAYLPSCHRTYSCIHCRAHLANHDELISKSFQGSQGRAYLFNSVVNVGCGPAEERVLLTGLHAVADIYCECCKTTLGWKYEHAFESSQKYKEGKFIIELAHMIKENGWE; this is translated from the exons ATGGTCAAAACTTTTCAAGCATACTTGCCCTCGTGTCACCGCACTTATTCGTGCATTCACTGCCGTGCTCACCTCGCCAACCACGACGAACTCATCTCTAAG TCCTTCCAGGGCAGTCAAGGTCGTGCCTATCTCTTTAATTCCGT GGTGAATGTAGGCTGTGGTCCTGCGGAAGAGCGAGTTCTGTTAACTGGCCTTCATGCTGTCGCTGATATTTACTGTGAATGTTGTAAGACCACCCTTGGGTGGAAATAC GAGCATGCGTTCGAGTCGAGTCAAAAGTATAAAGAGGGCAAGTTTATAATCGAGCTTGCTCACATGATCAAGGAGAATGGATGGGAATAG